The Desulfuromonas sp. DNA window CCTCGACGCCCCGGATCACCACCTCGACCGGTTCCGCCGCCCGAGCGGGCGGCGCCGGAAGGATCAGGATCAGGGTCAGAAACAGAAAAGAGAAAAAAAGCCGCAAAGAAGCCCCCCGACAAAAAAATTCAAGACCGTTGGACCGGAACCCGAAACGATCTTAAGATTTCATCATGATAGCGTATTTTCCCATGGCCAAGGCGAATCCGGCACTTTTTTGATCGAAGAAAGAGCACTTTTCGAGAATATGCGCCGGCACCCTGACATCCTGAGACCCGGCCGTGAGAAATCATTTCCAGGCCCCAGCTTCCCCATGAAACAAATGCCGGCATGCGGAAAAAAAATTTACGGCCGCTGGACCTGTAAAAAAATTCTGGTAACCTCTAATTAGTTTTTGCCCAACTCCCCTGGCTGGCCAGGGATACCTTTCAACAGGAGGATAACGCATGAAACGTATGACACAGGCAATACTGGTCCTTGTGATTTTCGGCCTGCTGGCTGGAACCGCCCTGGCAGAGAACCGGGCGGGCTCCCTGACCCTGGCCCCTACCATCGGGGGCTACGTCTTCGACGGCGACCAGGGACTCGAGGACGATCTCACCTACGGGGTCGGCCTGGGCTACAACTTCACCAAAAACTGGGCCGCTGAACTGGCCTACAACTACGTCAACACCGAGTCCGAGTTCGGCACTCTGGACGATTTCGAAGTCTACGTCGCCCGACTCAACGCCCTCTACAACTTCCGGGCGGACAAAGACCTTGTACCCTTTCTCTCGGCGGGCCCCGGCTGGACCTTCCTTGACTCGGACACAAAGGGCGGAGAGAGCAACGCCCTCTTCAACTACGGCGGCGGCCTGAACTACTTCGTCACCAAGAACCTTGCCCTGCGCGGCGACGTGCGCCACATCATCACCTTTGTGAACGAGTCCAACCACAACCTGATCTACACCGGGGGCTTGAACTACCTGGTCGGAGGCCATAAGCCCGCCCCGCCCAAGCCCCTTGACAGCGACGGCGACGGTGTCATCAACGCGCTGGACAGGTGCCCCGGAACCCCCAAAGGCGTAATGGTTGATGCCGCAGGCTGTCCCGTGGACAGCGACGGCGACGGCGTGCCGGACAGCTTGGACAAGTGCCCCGGAACCCCCGAAGGCGTGGCAGTGGACGCCAGCGGCTGCCCTCCGGACAGCGACGGCGACGGCGTCCCCAACCACATGGACAAGTGCCCCAACACCCCCAAG harbors:
- a CDS encoding OmpA family protein translates to MKRMTQAILVLVIFGLLAGTALAENRAGSLTLAPTIGGYVFDGDQGLEDDLTYGVGLGYNFTKNWAAELAYNYVNTESEFGTLDDFEVYVARLNALYNFRADKDLVPFLSAGPGWTFLDSDTKGGESNALFNYGGGLNYFVTKNLALRGDVRHIITFVNESNHNLIYTGGLNYLVGGHKPAPPKPLDSDGDGVINALDRCPGTPKGVMVDAAGCPVDSDGDGVPDSLDKCPGTPEGVAVDASGCPPDSDGDGVPNHMDKCPNTPKGVEVDTNGCARDSDGDGVPDYKDKCPGTPRGVAVDMDGCPKEIDSDGDGVPDSLDQCPGTARGIAVDEKGCPVSLTLQIKFDFDRAVIKPAFHGELEKAAAFIREHSGLKALVAGHTDSRGAADYNQDLSLRRAEAVRNYLVDKFGIDPTSLAARGYGESRPVADNTNEQGRAENRRVEVVCCYILHQ